From Aurantiacibacter atlanticus, a single genomic window includes:
- a CDS encoding multicopper oxidase family protein: MIDRRSILSGAVLGAGALGIAAYARRDLLTDRNTALASVTARSKLLIPPLYSGERDSGERIFDLNLRLGVSQFFDGLETPTIGINQSYLGPTLEMYAGDTVRMNVTSDLSETATVHWHGFHLPARADGGPHQPIEPGGSWTARFDVRQRASMFWYHSHAHRRSGPQVYQGLAGMIYVRDSASEALDLPNDYGVDDIPLVVQDRAFASDGSLIYSTRMHNVMMGMMGDTMLVNGIVEPVFEAKSDRLRLRLVNGSNARFYRFGFDDGRSFHQIGTDGGLLAAPLPTDNVVLAPGERAQVIVDVSDGRPVSLLADGLEIMGMGNRGRGMRGPGPTRDSDRPVDNWMMGERERRDGMMGGMMDERRRFTVLDIRPAASRRRAIAMPRQLATLPQIDPGDAVRTRRFVLDMGMGMRMMRGGGFTINGKSMDMQRIDETVRVNTTEIWQVENASMMAHPFHIHDVQFRILDRNGRAPEAAEQGLKDTVVVYPGETVRLLLRFEDYTDPDLPYMYHCHILEHEDAGMMGQFTVTA, translated from the coding sequence ATGATCGACAGACGTTCTATTCTTAGCGGTGCAGTGCTTGGCGCAGGTGCACTGGGAATAGCCGCGTATGCCCGGCGCGACCTGTTGACAGACCGGAATACGGCGCTTGCTTCGGTAACCGCGCGCTCGAAACTTCTCATTCCTCCTCTTTATTCAGGCGAACGAGATAGTGGCGAGCGAATTTTCGATCTCAATCTGCGCCTCGGCGTCTCGCAATTTTTTGACGGGCTCGAAACGCCGACCATCGGTATCAACCAATCCTATCTAGGCCCCACGCTTGAGATGTACGCGGGCGACACGGTGCGGATGAATGTCACGAGCGATCTGTCCGAAACGGCAACCGTCCACTGGCACGGTTTTCATCTGCCGGCGCGCGCCGATGGCGGACCGCATCAACCGATCGAGCCGGGAGGCAGCTGGACCGCGCGTTTCGATGTCCGCCAGCGCGCATCGATGTTCTGGTATCATTCGCATGCGCACCGCCGCTCGGGGCCGCAAGTCTATCAGGGTCTGGCCGGAATGATCTACGTCCGCGACAGCGCGAGCGAAGCGCTCGACCTTCCGAACGATTATGGCGTCGATGATATACCGCTGGTCGTTCAGGACCGCGCTTTCGCGAGCGATGGAAGCCTCATTTACTCCACACGTATGCACAATGTCATGATGGGGATGATGGGTGATACGATGCTGGTCAATGGCATCGTCGAACCCGTCTTTGAAGCAAAGTCTGATCGCCTTCGGCTGCGTCTGGTCAATGGCTCGAACGCACGCTTTTACCGTTTCGGGTTCGACGATGGCCGCAGCTTCCATCAGATCGGAACCGACGGCGGTTTGCTCGCCGCGCCGCTGCCAACCGACAATGTTGTTCTCGCCCCGGGCGAACGCGCGCAGGTAATCGTCGATGTCAGCGACGGAAGGCCGGTTTCGCTGCTTGCGGACGGGCTCGAAATCATGGGCATGGGAAATAGGGGCCGGGGAATGAGAGGGCCCGGACCCACGCGCGATTCCGACCGGCCGGTGGACAATTGGATGATGGGCGAACGGGAGCGTCGCGATGGGATGATGGGCGGTATGATGGATGAAAGGCGTCGCTTTACCGTGCTGGACATCCGGCCGGCCGCAAGCCGCAGGCGGGCGATCGCTATGCCGCGCCAGCTCGCTACCTTGCCTCAGATCGATCCAGGCGACGCGGTCCGGACGCGCCGTTTCGTTCTCGATATGGGCATGGGAATGCGCATGATGCGTGGAGGCGGTTTTACCATCAACGGCAAATCGATGGACATGCAGCGTATCGACGAGACAGTGCGGGTCAATACCACCGAAATCTGGCAGGTCGAGAATGCCTCGATGATGGCGCATCCGTTCCACATTCATGATGTGCAGTTCCGTATCCTCGACCGGAACGGCCGGGCACCTGAGGCGGCGGAACAGGGGTTAAAGGACACGGTCGTCGTCTATCCGGGCGAGACCGTGCGGCTCCTTTTGCGGTTCGAGGACTACACCGACCCGGATTTGCCTTACATGTACCACTGCCACATCCTCGAGCACGAAGATGCCGGCATGATGGGGCAATTCACCGTCACAGCCTGA
- a CDS encoding acetolactate synthase large subunit, producing the protein MKASDLLVAALEAEGVEYIFAVPGEENLDLLESLRTSSIRLIVTRHEQGAGFMAATYGRLTGKAGVCLATLGPGATNLTTPAAYAALGAFPLVMITGQKPIKVSKQAQFQIVDVVSLFTPLCKMAKQIVNGERIPSLVREGFRRAQEERPGAVLLELPEDIAEEETSEPVVAPHPRQYAVAGDAALDEAAERILAADRPLLLVGAGANRRSACKALRKFVDDTQFPFFNTQMGKGVLDEASPLYLGTAALSSDDYVHCAIDRADLIVNIGHDVVEKPPFYMEPDGRTVIHINYKAAEVDQVYFPQLEVIGDIAGSVERLGNRLRGKHPSDPAAYANVHEDIAAHIRQGSDDGRFPMVPQRIVADVRAVMGRDDIVALDNGIYKIWFARNYIAHEPNTILLDNALATMGAGLPSAMMAAMLSPERRVLAVCGDGGFMMNSQEVETAVRLGLNLVVLILNDSAYGMIRWKQEELGFPEYGLSFANPDFVAYAKSYGATGHRIESSEALVPTLNEAFESGGVHLIDLPVDYSENRKVLIDELKAMECPQ; encoded by the coding sequence ATGAAAGCATCCGATCTTCTTGTCGCCGCGTTGGAAGCCGAAGGCGTCGAGTATATCTTCGCGGTTCCGGGCGAAGAAAACCTCGATCTTCTGGAGTCACTGCGGACCTCGTCGATCCGTCTGATCGTTACCCGGCACGAGCAAGGGGCAGGGTTCATGGCGGCAACCTATGGACGTCTTACCGGTAAAGCCGGCGTATGCCTTGCCACGCTGGGACCAGGGGCGACAAACCTCACGACGCCCGCAGCTTATGCCGCTCTGGGCGCTTTCCCTCTGGTCATGATAACCGGCCAAAAACCCATCAAAGTCTCGAAGCAGGCGCAGTTCCAGATCGTCGATGTCGTCTCGCTTTTCACCCCACTATGTAAGATGGCGAAGCAGATCGTGAATGGGGAGCGCATTCCTTCGCTCGTGCGCGAAGGTTTCAGGAGAGCTCAGGAAGAGCGACCCGGTGCAGTTCTGCTGGAACTGCCTGAAGATATTGCCGAGGAAGAAACCTCCGAACCGGTCGTTGCGCCCCACCCCCGCCAATATGCGGTGGCCGGAGATGCCGCGCTAGACGAAGCTGCCGAGCGAATTCTCGCCGCCGATCGCCCGCTGCTTTTGGTTGGTGCCGGGGCCAACCGACGTAGCGCCTGCAAGGCGCTCCGAAAGTTCGTCGACGATACCCAATTTCCGTTTTTTAATACGCAAATGGGCAAGGGAGTGCTCGATGAGGCAAGCCCCCTGTATCTGGGAACGGCGGCTCTATCGTCGGATGACTATGTTCATTGTGCCATCGATCGCGCAGACCTGATCGTCAATATCGGCCATGACGTGGTCGAGAAACCGCCCTTTTACATGGAGCCTGACGGACGCACCGTTATCCATATAAATTACAAGGCCGCAGAGGTCGACCAGGTCTATTTTCCGCAGCTGGAAGTCATTGGCGATATTGCCGGATCTGTCGAGCGACTAGGAAACCGGCTGCGCGGCAAACACCCTAGTGACCCGGCAGCCTACGCCAATGTCCATGAGGACATCGCGGCGCACATCCGCCAAGGCAGCGACGATGGCCGCTTTCCGATGGTGCCCCAGCGCATCGTTGCAGATGTACGGGCGGTCATGGGCCGGGACGACATCGTCGCACTCGACAACGGCATCTACAAGATCTGGTTCGCCCGCAACTATATCGCGCATGAGCCGAACACGATTCTGCTCGACAACGCGCTGGCGACGATGGGAGCGGGTCTCCCCTCGGCGATGATGGCAGCGATGCTGTCGCCCGAGCGCCGCGTGCTCGCCGTATGCGGCGATGGCGGGTTCATGATGAATTCGCAGGAGGTGGAAACCGCGGTCAGGCTCGGCCTCAACCTTGTCGTACTCATTCTCAATGATTCCGCTTACGGTATGATCCGATGGAAGCAGGAAGAACTTGGCTTTCCCGAATACGGTCTGAGCTTCGCCAACCCCGACTTCGTTGCCTATGCGAAGAGTTATGGTGCGACGGGCCACCGGATCGAGAGCAGCGAAGCACTGGTACCGACGTTGAATGAAGCGTTCGAAAGCGGCGGCGTTCACCTCATCGACTTACCGGTGGATTATTCCGAGAACCGCAAGGTTCTGATCGATGAACTGAAGGCGATGGAGTGTCCTCAATGA
- a CDS encoding aldehyde dehydrogenase family protein: MTWQVLNPYDQECIGSVELVDWPQIDRWLDEARALHEDRQARLPAHERIAILQRASVLMRERAETLAMQIAREGGKPIIDARVETSRAIQSVELCIHELFASGGREIPMDLTQAGAGRKAYTFREPIGPVVAISAFNHPLNLIAHQVGPAVASGCPVLVKPAKDTPLSCKSFVEILYEAGLNENWCRFVPCSDEVAEKMVTDPRTAFFSFIGSARVGWMLRSKLAPGTRLALEHGGAAPVIVDDSVAHAKVIPPLLKGGFYHSGQVCVSVQRVFVPRAELPDFAAELAAGAEALTVGDPTNAETQCGPLIRPAEVDRVESWVDAAVQGGGRLAAGGKRTGSTLYQPTVLVDPPDDADVSRKEVFGPVVCIYGYDDVDAAITQANALPYAFQAAVFTDRMSWADYCVEALAASAVMVNDHTAFRVDWMPFAGRRQSGLGTGGIGYTMADMSEEKMVVVNSPSSVR, encoded by the coding sequence ATGACGTGGCAGGTCCTCAATCCCTACGACCAGGAATGCATTGGCAGCGTGGAGCTGGTCGACTGGCCACAAATCGATCGTTGGCTCGACGAGGCGCGCGCGCTGCACGAAGACCGGCAAGCGCGGCTCCCCGCCCATGAACGCATCGCCATCCTGCAGCGCGCCAGCGTGCTGATGCGCGAGCGCGCGGAGACGCTGGCAATGCAGATTGCGCGCGAGGGCGGCAAACCCATCATCGACGCGCGCGTGGAAACCAGTCGCGCCATTCAGAGCGTCGAACTGTGCATACACGAATTATTCGCCAGCGGCGGGCGCGAAATCCCGATGGACCTGACGCAGGCGGGGGCAGGACGCAAAGCCTATACTTTCCGTGAGCCGATCGGGCCGGTCGTGGCGATCTCCGCTTTCAATCATCCTCTGAACCTGATCGCCCATCAGGTGGGACCGGCGGTTGCAAGCGGATGCCCCGTACTGGTGAAACCGGCCAAGGACACGCCCCTTTCCTGCAAGAGCTTCGTCGAAATCCTTTATGAAGCCGGACTCAATGAAAATTGGTGCCGTTTCGTGCCGTGCTCGGACGAGGTCGCCGAAAAAATGGTCACCGATCCACGAACTGCGTTCTTCTCCTTCATCGGTTCGGCCAGAGTTGGCTGGATGCTCCGCTCCAAACTGGCCCCTGGCACCCGCTTGGCGCTGGAACATGGGGGCGCGGCCCCGGTCATCGTCGATGACAGCGTTGCGCACGCCAAGGTAATTCCTCCGCTCCTGAAAGGGGGCTTTTATCATTCTGGTCAGGTCTGCGTCTCGGTGCAGCGCGTGTTCGTTCCGCGCGCCGAATTGCCGGACTTCGCTGCCGAGCTCGCTGCGGGAGCAGAAGCGCTGACGGTGGGCGATCCGACCAATGCGGAAACCCAATGCGGTCCGCTCATTCGTCCTGCCGAAGTCGACCGCGTCGAATCCTGGGTCGATGCAGCCGTTCAGGGCGGCGGCAGGCTCGCCGCAGGGGGTAAGCGCACGGGTTCCACCCTTTACCAGCCCACGGTCCTTGTCGATCCGCCCGACGACGCCGATGTATCGCGGAAGGAAGTGTTCGGCCCTGTGGTCTGCATTTACGGATACGACGACGTCGATGCTGCGATCACGCAGGCGAACGCGCTTCCCTACGCCTTCCAGGCGGCTGTGTTTACCGACCGAATGTCCTGGGCCGATTACTGCGTCGAAGCGCTGGCCGCGTCAGCCGTAATGGTCAACGATCATACCGCATTTCGCGTCGACTGGATGCCGTTCGCAGGACGCCGTCAGTCGGGTCTCGGAACAGGCGGTATCGGTTACACGATGGCCGATATGAGCGAAGAAAAGATGGTGGTCGTGAATTCACCATCCAGCGTCCGATGA
- the lspA gene encoding signal peptidase II has product MSAAKRLAPVLILASFGLDQLSKTWAHSFVGSGNVIAVFPGFNLVAITNSGVAFGLAGEAAPVILIAIGVLLSGLLGIWLMRTRSAIHALGLSLAIGGALGNVADRLMFGAVRDFIDLYWGTLHWPSFNLADVAIVVGLGLLVLMGEEQPENRPDMN; this is encoded by the coding sequence TTGAGCGCGGCGAAACGGCTTGCGCCCGTTTTGATTCTGGCCAGCTTCGGCCTCGACCAATTGTCGAAAACCTGGGCGCATTCTTTCGTTGGTTCGGGTAACGTGATCGCAGTGTTCCCGGGCTTCAATCTAGTCGCCATCACCAATAGCGGCGTGGCATTCGGATTGGCTGGTGAAGCAGCACCGGTTATCCTTATCGCGATCGGCGTTTTGCTTTCGGGACTACTCGGGATTTGGCTGATGAGAACCAGATCGGCCATCCATGCGCTCGGCTTGAGCCTCGCGATTGGCGGAGCGCTCGGCAACGTTGCGGACAGGCTGATGTTCGGTGCTGTCAGAGACTTCATCGATTTATACTGGGGTACTCTTCATTGGCCATCATTCAATCTGGCCGACGTCGCGATCGTAGTGGGACTGGGGCTTTTGGTCCTGATGGGCGAAGAGCAGCCTGAAAACCGCCCCGACATGAACTGA
- a CDS encoding peroxiredoxin — protein MTLQLGDTAPDFEADTTDGTLKFHEWMGDDWAVLFSHPADFTPVCTTELGEVARMKPEFDKRGVKVIGLSVDPLEDHRSWAGDIAETQGHALNFPLIADPAREIANLYGMIHPQADDTLTVRSVFVIGSDKKVKLTLTYPASTGRNFEEILRVIDSLQLTADYSVATPVNWQHGEDVIIVPSLSDEEAREKFPKGWETVKPYLRVTPQPQD, from the coding sequence ATGACACTTCAACTTGGCGACACCGCACCCGATTTCGAGGCCGACACAACCGATGGCACGCTCAAGTTCCATGAATGGATGGGTGACGACTGGGCGGTGCTGTTCTCGCACCCTGCGGATTTCACTCCTGTTTGCACGACGGAACTTGGTGAGGTTGCCCGCATGAAACCGGAATTCGACAAACGCGGCGTTAAAGTGATCGGTCTCAGCGTTGATCCACTCGAAGACCACCGATCCTGGGCAGGCGACATAGCCGAAACCCAGGGTCATGCTCTCAACTTTCCGCTGATCGCGGACCCGGCTCGTGAAATCGCCAATCTCTATGGAATGATCCATCCACAGGCCGACGACACTCTTACCGTACGCTCGGTCTTCGTAATCGGGTCCGATAAAAAGGTGAAACTTACGCTGACCTATCCCGCGAGCACGGGACGAAATTTCGAAGAGATCCTGCGGGTCATCGATTCGCTGCAACTGACAGCCGACTACAGCGTGGCCACGCCTGTGAACTGGCAGCATGGCGAGGACGTCATCATCGTGCCCTCGCTCAGCGATGAAGAAGCGCGTGAGAAATTCCCAAAAGGCTGGGAGACGGTAAAACCTTATCTGCGCGTCACACCGCAGCCGCAGGATTGA
- a CDS encoding cytochrome P450 has product MNRSIKQSEELIPQGPVDSTLHFLRRPYDFVSTVCSRTGGDMFETRLLLRRTVCLRGEAAAEMFYDKARMSRDGAMPEPVRATLTGKGGVQGLDGERHLRRKEMFVSLLTQERVEALGEKFEKMWLAQLPAWTRETQVIFYEALHPILAEAVCDWAGVPLPAEERIKRTRDLVLLFDRAAALGLGHFQARRARSRSEAWLARIIKDVRDSRLVPHAESALAVIAGHRDENGALLSPKIAAVELLNVLRPTVAASVYITLLAHALHSFPDLAPTPASDRSDMGYFVQEVRRFYPFFPAVAARSRKDFRWRNVRFPAGRRFLLDLHATNTDPHLWNEPETFNPERFREEGISAFALIPQGGGDVPKNHRCPGETVVLEVMERALRMLLCELEYRLPAQDLRIDRSRMPALPGSKIILADIRRSEQPAKETSG; this is encoded by the coding sequence ATGAATCGTTCCATAAAACAGAGCGAAGAACTCATACCGCAAGGGCCCGTCGACAGCACACTCCATTTCCTGAGGCGGCCCTATGACTTCGTAAGCACGGTCTGCTCGCGAACCGGTGGCGATATGTTCGAAACCCGCCTGTTGCTCCGGCGGACTGTGTGCCTGCGCGGCGAAGCTGCGGCCGAGATGTTCTACGATAAAGCGCGAATGTCGCGCGACGGCGCGATGCCGGAACCGGTTCGGGCGACTTTGACTGGCAAGGGCGGAGTCCAGGGTCTGGATGGCGAGCGGCATTTGCGGCGCAAGGAAATGTTCGTGTCGTTGCTGACGCAAGAGCGTGTCGAGGCTCTGGGAGAGAAATTCGAAAAAATGTGGTTGGCCCAGCTCCCGGCATGGACCCGGGAAACGCAGGTAATCTTCTACGAAGCGCTGCATCCCATATTGGCCGAAGCAGTGTGCGACTGGGCCGGAGTGCCACTACCGGCTGAAGAGCGCATCAAGCGAACTCGCGACCTTGTTCTACTCTTCGACCGCGCGGCCGCGCTCGGCTTGGGCCATTTTCAAGCCCGGCGCGCTCGCAGCCGGTCCGAAGCGTGGCTCGCTCGCATCATCAAGGATGTGCGCGATAGCCGTCTGGTCCCACACGCTGAATCCGCGCTGGCTGTGATCGCTGGGCACCGGGATGAGAATGGCGCGCTGCTAAGTCCCAAGATCGCCGCCGTCGAACTGCTGAACGTTCTGCGCCCAACCGTCGCAGCGTCTGTCTATATCACTCTCCTGGCGCATGCTCTCCATTCGTTTCCCGATTTGGCTCCGACCCCTGCATCCGATCGCTCTGATATGGGCTATTTCGTCCAGGAAGTGCGCCGGTTCTATCCCTTCTTTCCTGCGGTCGCTGCCAGAAGCCGAAAGGACTTCCGGTGGCGAAATGTCCGTTTTCCCGCCGGGCGACGTTTCCTGCTCGACTTGCACGCAACCAACACTGATCCTCATCTCTGGAACGAGCCGGAAACCTTCAATCCGGAGCGCTTTCGCGAGGAAGGCATTTCCGCGTTCGCATTGATCCCTCAGGGCGGCGGCGATGTTCCGAAAAATCATCGCTGCCCCGGCGAGACGGTCGTGCTCGAAGTGATGGAGCGCGCGTTGCGAATGCTTCTTTGCGAATTGGAATATCGGCTCCCCGCCCAGGACCTGCGCATCGATCGTTCCCGGATGCCGGCACTGCCCGGTAGCAAGATCATTCTCGCAGATATCCGGCGCAGTGAGCAGCCTGCGAAGGAGACTTCAGGATAA